From a single Nocardioides sp. dk884 genomic region:
- a CDS encoding HNH endonuclease signature motif containing protein: MASPELPDCDTPAAVLAFAQRRRAAAQRAEIEVLEAALVWASMHPEESVADAAPTTGLVFGEFAVPLAGEGAPLVAEFAPMEFGAALGLSTDSARSLVGDALELAHRLKRTWKLVRAGKVPLWKARRLAQLTTTLPLEGADFVDRQVAGFVGKISWAGIERLVDQARVAFDPEGAEKQRLAAADGRRFDVHTREATHDGVVHVDGVLDLADAIDLDTAIRQGADELAALGSTESLDIRRSMAAGELARRQLAFDLRAEAGDGAAPVVKPRQVVIHVHLSHAAISRDEAGIAQVEETHSIVSTEQVREWCSGDAQVVIKPVIDLEAHHHTDAYAIPDRLIEQTRLAQPVCAFPWCERPARRCDTDHVTAHGTGSTGGPTCSCNLAPLCRRHHRAKTHTGWTYDKTDAATYVWRSPHGLHLVKDHGTTRLVTAHPPDD; this comes from the coding sequence ATGGCCTCCCCCGAACTCCCCGACTGCGACACTCCAGCCGCCGTGCTGGCGTTCGCACAGCGCCGGCGGGCTGCGGCCCAGCGGGCGGAGATCGAGGTCTTAGAGGCCGCTCTGGTGTGGGCGTCGATGCACCCGGAGGAGTCGGTCGCCGACGCGGCGCCGACCACCGGGTTGGTCTTCGGCGAGTTCGCGGTGCCCCTTGCTGGGGAGGGTGCTCCGCTGGTGGCGGAGTTCGCGCCGATGGAGTTCGGTGCCGCGCTCGGCTTGTCGACCGACTCCGCCCGCTCGCTCGTCGGTGACGCGCTCGAGCTGGCCCACCGGCTCAAGCGCACCTGGAAGCTGGTCCGCGCCGGCAAGGTGCCGCTGTGGAAGGCCCGGCGACTCGCGCAGCTGACCACCACCCTGCCGCTGGAGGGCGCCGATTTCGTGGACCGCCAGGTGGCCGGCTTCGTGGGGAAGATCAGCTGGGCCGGGATCGAGCGACTCGTCGACCAGGCGCGCGTGGCCTTCGACCCCGAAGGCGCGGAGAAGCAGCGCCTCGCTGCCGCTGACGGGCGTCGCTTCGACGTCCACACCCGCGAGGCCACCCACGACGGCGTCGTCCACGTCGACGGGGTCCTCGACCTCGCCGACGCGATCGACCTGGACACCGCGATCCGCCAGGGCGCCGACGAGCTCGCCGCGCTCGGCTCCACCGAGTCCCTCGACATACGCCGCTCGATGGCCGCCGGCGAGCTCGCCCGACGCCAGCTCGCCTTCGACCTCCGGGCGGAGGCCGGCGACGGTGCCGCACCGGTGGTCAAGCCCCGCCAGGTCGTCATCCACGTGCACCTTTCCCACGCAGCGATCTCCCGCGATGAGGCCGGGATTGCGCAGGTCGAGGAGACCCACAGCATCGTGTCGACCGAGCAGGTCCGCGAGTGGTGCAGCGGCGACGCCCAGGTGGTCATCAAGCCGGTCATCGACCTCGAAGCCCACCACCACACCGACGCCTATGCCATCCCCGACCGGCTCATCGAGCAGACCCGTCTGGCCCAGCCGGTGTGCGCCTTCCCGTGGTGCGAACGCCCCGCCCGACGCTGCGACACCGACCACGTCACCGCCCACGGCACGGGATCGACCGGCGGTCCGACCTGCAGCTGCAACCTGGCCCCGCTCTGCCGGCGACACCACCGCGCGAAGACCCACACGGGTTGGACCTACGACAAGACCGACGCGGCCACCTACGTCTGGCGATCACCCCACGGGCTCCACCTGGTCAAGGACCACGGGACCACCCGGCTCGTCACCGCACACCCGCCCGACGACTGA
- the purM gene encoding phosphoribosylformylglycinamidine cyclo-ligase, translating into MTETPTGTAAGQNSAANAYAAAGVDIEAADRAIDLMKGWVEKARRPEMIGGLGGFAGLFDASALTKYKRPLLATSTDGVGTKVAIAQAMDVHDTIGFDLVGMVVDDLVVCGAEPLFMTDYIATGRVVPERIAAIVKGIAEACVEAGCALVGGETAEHPGLLAPDEYDVAGATTGVVEADDLLGPGRVRPGDVVIAMAASGLHSNGYSLVRHVLLEQAGWALDREVEELGGALGTELLVPTRIYAKACLELARRTRTHAMSHVTGGGLAANLERVMPAELTATLDRASWTPQPIFDVVRRVGQLSQADLEMTLNCGVGMVSLTHPEDVDEAIRVLDGFGIQAWVAGEVTASETDGGRVRLIGQHPGWS; encoded by the coding sequence GTGACCGAGACCCCCACTGGCACCGCTGCCGGCCAGAACAGCGCCGCGAACGCCTACGCCGCCGCCGGCGTCGACATCGAGGCCGCCGACCGCGCGATCGACCTGATGAAGGGCTGGGTCGAGAAGGCCCGCCGCCCGGAGATGATCGGTGGCCTGGGCGGCTTCGCCGGGCTCTTCGACGCCTCCGCGCTGACGAAGTACAAGCGCCCGCTGCTGGCCACCTCCACCGACGGCGTCGGCACCAAGGTCGCGATCGCGCAGGCCATGGACGTCCACGACACGATCGGCTTCGACCTGGTCGGCATGGTCGTCGACGACCTCGTGGTCTGCGGCGCCGAGCCGCTGTTCATGACCGACTACATCGCCACCGGCCGGGTCGTCCCCGAGCGGATCGCTGCGATCGTCAAGGGCATCGCCGAGGCGTGCGTCGAGGCCGGCTGCGCGCTGGTCGGCGGCGAGACCGCCGAGCACCCCGGCCTGCTGGCGCCCGACGAGTACGACGTGGCGGGCGCGACCACCGGTGTCGTCGAGGCCGACGACCTGCTCGGCCCCGGCCGGGTCCGCCCCGGCGACGTGGTGATCGCGATGGCCGCCAGCGGTCTGCACTCCAACGGCTACTCCCTGGTGCGCCACGTGCTCCTCGAGCAGGCCGGCTGGGCGCTGGACCGCGAGGTCGAGGAGCTCGGCGGCGCCCTGGGCACCGAGCTGCTGGTCCCCACCCGCATCTACGCCAAGGCCTGCCTCGAGCTCGCCCGGCGCACCCGCACCCACGCGATGTCCCACGTGACCGGTGGCGGCCTCGCGGCCAACCTGGAGCGGGTGATGCCCGCCGAGCTCACCGCGACGCTGGACCGCGCCTCCTGGACCCCGCAGCCGATCTTCGACGTCGTACGCCGGGTGGGCCAGCTCTCCCAGGCCGACCTGGAGATGACCCTCAACTGTGGCGTCGGGATGGTCTCGCTGACCCACCCCGAGGACGTCGACGAGGCGATCCGGGTGCTCGACGGCTTCGGCATCCAGGCCTGGGTCGCCGGCGAGGTGACCGCCTCGGAGACCGACGGAGGACGGGTGAGGTTGATCGGCCAGCACCCCGGCTGGAGCTGA
- a CDS encoding SDR family oxidoreductase — translation MPRRAVVTGSASGIGLAVATLLRERGEEVIGIDLRDAEVIADLSTPEGRAEAIEAVRERSGGTIDSVITCAGVARPGELMVRVNYFGTTEVVEGLRPLLAGSPAPRVAVVGSISATQTPDPEVLAACLAGDETAATAAAALAVQGPGANTIYPATKAALAQWARRTAIAPGWADAGIPINVVSPGVVLTPMTTALFEDDAMRKVMDQAVPMPLHGYAKPEDVARVLIWLAEPSTTHITGQVIYVDGGAEATLRPADRF, via the coding sequence ATGCCCCGTCGAGCCGTCGTCACCGGAAGCGCCTCCGGCATCGGTCTGGCCGTCGCCACCCTCCTTCGCGAGCGCGGCGAGGAGGTCATCGGCATCGACCTGCGCGACGCCGAGGTCATCGCCGACCTCAGCACCCCCGAGGGTCGCGCCGAGGCGATCGAGGCCGTGCGCGAGCGCAGCGGAGGGACGATCGACTCGGTCATCACCTGCGCCGGCGTCGCCCGCCCCGGCGAGCTCATGGTCCGAGTCAACTACTTCGGCACCACCGAGGTCGTCGAGGGCCTGCGCCCGCTCCTCGCCGGCTCCCCCGCACCCCGGGTCGCCGTGGTCGGCTCGATCAGCGCGACGCAGACCCCGGACCCCGAGGTCCTCGCCGCCTGCCTGGCCGGCGACGAGACCGCCGCGACCGCCGCCGCAGCCCTCGCCGTGCAGGGACCGGGAGCGAATACCATCTACCCCGCCACCAAGGCCGCCCTCGCCCAGTGGGCGCGGCGTACCGCGATCGCCCCGGGGTGGGCCGACGCCGGGATCCCGATCAACGTCGTCTCCCCCGGCGTGGTGCTCACCCCGATGACGACGGCGCTCTTCGAGGACGACGCCATGCGCAAGGTCATGGACCAGGCCGTGCCGATGCCGCTGCACGGCTACGCCAAGCCCGAGGACGTCGCGCGCGTGCTGATCTGGCTGGCCGAGCCGAGCACCACCCACATCACCGGCCAGGTGATCTACGTCGACGGCGGCGCCGAGGCGACGCTGCGCCCCGCGGACAGGTTCTGA
- a CDS encoding response regulator encodes MAQSGDLFRTITEGSPDGLWLIDPSGSTRYANAAMGGLLGCDVATMTGRPALEAMQPSDAAVLRVHLARLAAVDPSDPSAGAGHAETAISRASGPITWCLVSWGPLVEDGVLLGWLHRFTPYAGPTELAARTRARERRLNGAPPIGRLAAWEGDLATASVSGTDQLRQILGLAAGARIPAGRRFLDLIHPEDHAAVRAAYDRALTDGGQVDLAVRFLLPDGGLRWLHVLGVSDRTGPGGDSRLLGTVHDVTDSQLAEEQAAHTARRLRLQQQIATIANRATTLSEAVRLAGASLPENAPGWAAVAIFDTTGPEPVLVEVYDTDTPPDPALAAQTRRTAGVATCPLDGVGSRVALPVLVHTDVVAVIELRTDEVPPDDASHAMLGQVGAQLGVVATRERAARELAIARDEAVQASRLKSEFLATMSHEIRTPMNGVVGLTDLLLSTDLDEQQRRLGEGLQAAGLDLLAIINDILDLSKVESGKLELEVTDFDVRTVLERTASVMRGAAYAKRLELVVGCDAEVPALLRGDATRLGQVVANLVSNAVKFTESGEVVVRASVAQATDSHVVLRVEVRDTGIGIQPAAQESIFEAFTQADLSTTRRHGGTGLGLAISRQLVEAMSGTLAVVSRPGVGSTFTFTARLQRPVAPCAAETPTALRGRRALVVVDNASARAALVDQLRAWGMDVATAPDAEQALTVLHQAARLAKPYAVALVDAALPVADGVELARRAAEHPGLRDLAVVLLSADPLWLRENLDTTGGVAHVLGKPVPHAELRDTLLAQLRGRDEAPPPDRRDGAAEDARRRLDVSVLVVEDNAVNQMVATGILENLGARVQLADDGRAAVAALAGEHGFDAVLMDCRMPVLDGFDATRAVRSAEAPGSRVPIIAMTASAIEGERERCIGAGMDDFITKPVDPEHLARVLRRWTVDGPALDPARVRMLDELVKDGVSFFDRTARSFMSRIEEQLAAICDAIEAAEAMRTFTSAHLVKGSALNLGLPRVAAAAARIEARADTGATDGYAPLVEALRHEIDHAVAVLADAVR; translated from the coding sequence GTGGCCCAGTCCGGGGACTTGTTCCGCACGATCACCGAGGGCAGCCCCGACGGGCTGTGGCTGATCGACCCGAGCGGATCCACCCGCTACGCCAACGCCGCGATGGGTGGGCTGCTCGGATGCGACGTGGCGACGATGACCGGCCGCCCGGCACTGGAGGCGATGCAGCCCTCGGACGCCGCGGTGCTGCGGGTGCACCTCGCCCGGCTGGCCGCGGTCGACCCGAGCGACCCGAGTGCGGGCGCCGGGCACGCCGAGACCGCGATCAGTCGCGCCTCCGGTCCGATCACCTGGTGCCTGGTCAGCTGGGGACCGCTGGTGGAGGACGGCGTCCTGCTGGGGTGGCTGCACCGGTTCACGCCGTACGCCGGGCCCACGGAGCTGGCCGCGCGCACGCGCGCCCGCGAGCGCCGGCTCAACGGCGCCCCGCCGATCGGCCGGCTGGCCGCCTGGGAGGGCGACCTCGCCACGGCGTCGGTCAGCGGCACCGACCAGCTGCGCCAGATCCTCGGACTCGCGGCCGGGGCCCGGATCCCCGCCGGGCGGCGCTTCCTCGACCTCATCCACCCCGAGGACCACGCGGCGGTGCGCGCCGCCTACGACCGCGCCCTCACCGACGGCGGCCAGGTCGACCTGGCCGTCCGCTTCCTGCTGCCCGACGGCGGGCTGCGGTGGCTGCACGTCCTCGGTGTGTCCGACCGCACCGGGCCCGGCGGCGACTCGCGCCTGCTCGGCACCGTGCACGACGTCACCGACTCCCAGCTCGCCGAGGAGCAGGCCGCGCACACCGCGCGCCGACTGCGCCTGCAGCAGCAGATCGCCACCATCGCGAACCGCGCCACCACCCTCAGCGAGGCGGTCCGCCTCGCCGGCGCCAGCCTCCCGGAGAACGCACCCGGCTGGGCGGCGGTCGCGATCTTCGACACCACCGGACCCGAGCCCGTGCTGGTCGAGGTCTATGACACCGACACCCCGCCCGACCCCGCGCTCGCCGCGCAGACCCGTCGTACGGCGGGGGTGGCCACCTGCCCCCTCGACGGCGTCGGCAGCCGGGTCGCCCTGCCCGTCCTCGTGCACACCGACGTGGTCGCGGTGATCGAGCTGCGCACCGACGAGGTCCCGCCCGACGACGCCTCGCACGCGATGCTCGGCCAGGTCGGCGCCCAGCTCGGGGTCGTGGCGACGCGCGAGCGCGCCGCCCGCGAGCTCGCGATCGCGCGCGACGAGGCGGTGCAGGCCTCGCGGCTGAAGTCGGAGTTCCTCGCCACGATGTCGCACGAGATCCGCACCCCGATGAACGGCGTCGTCGGCCTCACCGACCTGCTGCTCTCCACCGACCTCGACGAGCAGCAGCGCCGCCTCGGCGAGGGGCTGCAGGCCGCCGGCCTCGACCTGCTCGCGATCATCAACGACATCCTCGACCTGTCCAAGGTCGAGTCCGGCAAGCTCGAGCTCGAGGTCACCGACTTCGATGTCCGCACGGTCCTGGAACGCACCGCGTCGGTGATGCGCGGCGCCGCCTATGCCAAGCGCCTCGAGCTCGTGGTGGGGTGCGACGCCGAGGTGCCCGCGCTGCTGCGCGGCGACGCGACCCGGCTCGGCCAGGTCGTGGCCAACCTGGTCTCCAACGCCGTGAAGTTCACCGAGAGCGGCGAGGTGGTGGTCCGCGCCAGCGTCGCGCAGGCCACCGACAGCCACGTCGTGCTCCGCGTCGAGGTCCGCGACACCGGCATCGGCATCCAGCCCGCCGCGCAGGAGAGCATCTTCGAGGCCTTCACCCAGGCCGACCTGTCCACCACCCGCCGTCACGGCGGCACCGGCCTCGGCCTGGCGATCTCGCGCCAGCTCGTCGAGGCGATGAGCGGCACCCTCGCGGTCGTGTCCCGCCCCGGCGTGGGCAGCACCTTCACCTTCACCGCCCGCCTCCAGCGGCCCGTCGCCCCGTGCGCCGCCGAGACCCCCACCGCCCTGCGCGGTCGCCGGGCACTCGTCGTCGTCGACAACGCCTCCGCCCGCGCCGCGCTCGTCGACCAGCTCCGGGCGTGGGGGATGGACGTCGCCACCGCACCCGACGCCGAGCAGGCCCTGACCGTGCTGCACCAGGCCGCCCGCCTCGCCAAGCCGTACGCCGTGGCGCTGGTCGACGCCGCGCTGCCGGTCGCCGACGGGGTCGAGCTGGCGCGGCGGGCCGCGGAGCACCCGGGCCTCCGCGACCTGGCGGTCGTGCTGCTCAGCGCCGACCCGCTGTGGCTGCGCGAGAACCTCGACACCACCGGAGGGGTGGCCCACGTGCTCGGCAAACCGGTGCCGCACGCCGAGCTCCGCGACACCCTGCTCGCGCAGCTGCGCGGGCGCGACGAGGCGCCGCCGCCTGACCGCCGGGACGGTGCCGCCGAGGACGCCCGGCGACGCCTCGACGTCTCGGTGCTCGTCGTCGAGGACAACGCCGTGAACCAGATGGTGGCGACCGGCATCCTGGAGAACCTCGGGGCGCGGGTGCAGCTCGCCGATGACGGCCGCGCCGCGGTGGCCGCGCTGGCCGGCGAGCACGGCTTCGACGCCGTGCTGATGGACTGCCGGATGCCGGTGCTGGACGGCTTCGACGCGACCCGCGCGGTGCGCTCCGCCGAGGCCCCCGGGTCGCGGGTGCCGATCATCGCGATGACCGCCTCCGCGATCGAGGGCGAGCGGGAGCGCTGCATCGGTGCGGGCATGGACGACTTCATCACCAAGCCGGTCGACCCCGAGCACCTCGCCCGCGTGCTGCGCCGCTGGACCGTCGACGGGCCGGCGCTCGACCCGGCCCGGGTGCGCATGCTCGACGAGCTCGTGAAGGACGGGGTCAGCTTCTTCGACCGCACCGCCCGGTCGTTCATGAGCCGCATCGAGGAGCAGCTCGCAGCGATCTGCGACGCCATCGAGGCGGCCGAGGCGATGCGCACCTTCACCTCCGCGCACCTGGTCAAGGGCAGCGCGCTCAACCTGGGGCTCCCCCGGGTCGCCGCCGCGGCGGCGCGGATCGAGGCGCGCGCCGACACCGGCGCCACGGACGGCTACGCGCCGCTGGTCGAGGCGTTGCGTCACGAGATCGACCACGCGGTCGCGGTCCTCGCGGACGCGGTGCGGTGA
- a CDS encoding dihydrodipicolinate reductase, giving the protein MSTSPTRAIRVFQVATGNVGTEMIRRLGQHPDLELVGVHCYSPDKVGRDIGELAGLAPLGIVATGSVAEIVAARPDVVTFHGVFPDEALYVEVLEAGIDIVTTADWITGHHRDQNHPHPSGRPVSEVIEAACRRGGATFYGTGMNPGLAQVLGVVSTADVIDIENVTVIESVDVSCHHSRETWQEVGYGRPVDDPDLPAMLEKYTRVFADAVYLMADCFDLALDEVRFSAELGACTKDVDLGWYRLPVGSLGASYIKYQGMVDGVPRIESHLEWQMTPQTAPSWEIKGCYLTQVQGDPCVYAKHMIFPRSGQDLSDPAAFASIGMTVTGLPALNVIRSVVAAPPGILTSADVSLRGFAGRFKA; this is encoded by the coding sequence GTGAGCACCTCCCCGACCCGTGCGATCCGCGTCTTCCAGGTCGCCACCGGCAACGTCGGCACCGAGATGATCCGTCGGCTGGGCCAGCATCCGGACCTCGAGCTCGTCGGCGTGCACTGCTACTCACCCGACAAGGTCGGGCGCGACATCGGCGAGCTGGCCGGGCTGGCGCCGCTCGGGATCGTCGCGACGGGCAGTGTCGCGGAGATCGTCGCCGCGCGCCCGGACGTCGTGACGTTCCACGGCGTCTTCCCTGACGAGGCGTTGTACGTCGAGGTGCTCGAGGCGGGGATCGACATCGTCACCACCGCCGACTGGATCACCGGCCATCACCGCGACCAGAACCATCCCCATCCGTCGGGTCGCCCGGTGAGCGAGGTGATCGAGGCTGCCTGCCGGCGTGGCGGCGCGACCTTCTACGGCACCGGGATGAACCCCGGCCTGGCGCAGGTCCTCGGCGTGGTGAGCACCGCCGACGTGATCGACATCGAGAACGTCACGGTCATCGAGTCCGTCGACGTCTCCTGCCACCACTCCCGCGAGACCTGGCAGGAGGTCGGCTACGGACGCCCGGTCGACGACCCCGACCTCCCGGCGATGCTGGAGAAGTACACCCGGGTCTTCGCCGATGCCGTCTACTTGATGGCCGACTGCTTCGACCTCGCCCTCGACGAGGTGCGGTTCTCCGCCGAGCTGGGCGCCTGCACCAAGGACGTCGACCTCGGCTGGTACCGCCTGCCGGTCGGCTCGCTGGGCGCCAGCTACATCAAGTACCAGGGGATGGTCGACGGGGTGCCCCGCATCGAGTCGCACCTCGAGTGGCAGATGACCCCGCAGACCGCGCCGAGCTGGGAGATCAAGGGCTGCTACCTCACCCAGGTCCAGGGCGACCCCTGCGTCTACGCCAAGCACATGATCTTCCCGCGCTCCGGCCAGGACCTCTCCGATCCCGCGGCGTTCGCCTCGATCGGCATGACCGTCACCGGGCTGCCGGCGCTCAACGTCATCCGCAGCGTCGTGGCGGCCCCGCCCGGCATCCTCACCAGCGCCGACGTGAGCCTGCGTGGCTTCGCGGGGCGGTTCAAGGCCTAG
- the purF gene encoding amidophosphoribosyltransferase: MPFLSSSGSSSSAGRRGGDGRLTHAIDPQDQGPQDACGVFGVWAPGEDVAKLTYFGLYALQHRGQESAGIAVSNGRQILVYKDMGLVSQVFDESTLSSLRGHLAIGHARYSTTGASTWENAQPTFRPTGHGSIALGHNGNLINTHELRELVAALPGPADELDLQRPQGEATNDTSLVTALMAHHPDGTLEERALEVLPMLRGAYCFVWMNEDTLYAARDPQGIRPLVLGRLERGWVVASESAALATIGASVVREVEPGEMIVIDDQGLRSHKFAEPDRKGCVFEYVYLARPDATISGRSVHEARVEMGRQLAREFPVEADLVMPVPESGTPAAAGYAEESGIPFGQGFVKNAYVGRTFIQPSQTLRQLGIRLKLNALDHMIRGKRIVVVDDSIVRGNTQRAQVRMLREAGALEVHVRISSPPVKWPCFYGIDFATRAELIANGIDVDEIAHSVGADSLGYISLDGMIEATKQPAEQLCQACFTGEYPVPLPDESQLGKHLLEATLISPTVGKALPVLNNP, from the coding sequence GTGCCCTTCCTCAGCAGCAGTGGCAGCTCTTCCAGTGCTGGTCGGCGGGGCGGCGACGGCCGCCTCACCCACGCGATCGACCCGCAGGACCAGGGACCCCAGGACGCCTGTGGCGTCTTCGGTGTCTGGGCCCCCGGCGAAGACGTGGCCAAGCTGACCTACTTCGGTCTCTACGCCCTGCAGCACCGCGGCCAGGAGTCGGCCGGCATCGCGGTGAGCAACGGGCGCCAGATCCTGGTCTACAAGGACATGGGGCTGGTCTCCCAGGTCTTCGACGAGTCGACGCTCAGCTCGCTGCGCGGCCACCTCGCGATCGGCCACGCGCGCTACTCCACCACCGGCGCGAGCACCTGGGAGAACGCGCAGCCCACGTTCCGCCCGACCGGGCACGGCTCGATCGCGCTGGGCCACAACGGCAACCTCATCAACACCCACGAGCTGCGCGAGCTGGTGGCGGCACTGCCCGGCCCGGCCGACGAGCTCGACCTCCAGCGTCCGCAGGGCGAGGCGACCAACGACACCAGCCTGGTCACCGCCCTGATGGCCCACCACCCCGACGGCACGCTCGAGGAGCGTGCGCTCGAGGTGCTGCCGATGCTGCGCGGGGCGTACTGCTTCGTGTGGATGAACGAGGACACCCTCTACGCCGCCCGCGACCCCCAGGGCATCCGTCCGCTGGTGCTCGGCCGTCTCGAGCGTGGCTGGGTGGTGGCCTCCGAGAGCGCCGCCCTGGCCACGATCGGCGCCAGCGTCGTGCGCGAGGTCGAGCCCGGCGAGATGATCGTCATCGACGACCAGGGCCTGCGCTCGCACAAGTTCGCCGAGCCCGACCGCAAGGGCTGCGTCTTCGAGTACGTCTACCTCGCCCGCCCCGACGCCACCATCAGCGGGCGCAGCGTCCACGAGGCCCGCGTCGAGATGGGCCGCCAGCTGGCCCGCGAGTTCCCCGTCGAGGCCGACCTGGTGATGCCGGTGCCCGAGTCCGGTACGCCGGCCGCCGCCGGGTACGCCGAGGAGAGCGGCATCCCCTTCGGCCAGGGCTTCGTCAAGAACGCCTACGTCGGGCGCACGTTCATCCAGCCCAGCCAGACCCTGCGCCAGCTCGGCATCCGGCTCAAGCTCAACGCCCTCGACCACATGATCCGCGGCAAGCGCATCGTGGTGGTCGACGACTCCATCGTCCGCGGCAACACCCAGCGCGCCCAGGTGCGGATGCTGCGCGAGGCGGGCGCCCTCGAGGTGCACGTGCGCATCTCCAGCCCCCCGGTGAAGTGGCCGTGCTTCTACGGCATCGACTTCGCGACCCGCGCGGAGCTGATCGCCAACGGCATCGACGTCGACGAGATCGCCCACAGCGTCGGTGCCGACAGCCTCGGCTACATCTCCCTCGACGGGATGATCGAGGCCACCAAGCAGCCGGCCGAGCAGCTGTGCCAGGCCTGCTTCACGGGGGAGTACCCCGTGCCGCTCCCCGACGAGAGTCAGCTCGGCAAGCACCTGCTCGAGGCGACGCTCATCTCCCCGACCGTGGGCAAGGCGCTGCCCGTGCTGAACAACCCGTGA
- a CDS encoding Glu/Leu/Phe/Val family dehydrogenase — protein sequence MSTTPDHPAGIDDVFELAAQHEQVVFAQDPASGLRAIIAIHFTALGPALGGTRFHPYASTGAALRDVLDLSRGMTYKAALAGLDLGGGKAVIVGDPRTERSEALFRAYGRFVDSLGGRYVTACDVGTDSADMDDVARETRHVSGLSTEHGGAGDSSVLTAYGVHRGMLAAAEHAWGATPGPGALEGRSVGVAGVGKVGRHLVALLLEDGADVTVTDVSPEAVDRVRQEHPQVRVVASTPELVASPLDVYAPCALGGALTEEVVAALQARVVCGAANNQLAGPGVEKELTDRGIVYAPDYCVNAGGLIQVADALDPAGFSFERARLRAGGILDTTRRILECAARDGVPTATAADRVAETRIRDIARLRGIWVG from the coding sequence GTGAGCACGACCCCCGACCACCCCGCCGGCATCGACGACGTCTTCGAGCTCGCCGCCCAGCACGAGCAGGTCGTCTTCGCCCAGGACCCGGCGAGCGGCCTGCGCGCGATCATCGCGATCCATTTCACCGCGCTCGGCCCGGCCCTCGGCGGCACCCGGTTCCACCCCTACGCCTCCACCGGCGCGGCGCTGCGCGACGTGCTCGACCTGTCGCGTGGGATGACCTACAAGGCCGCCCTCGCCGGGCTCGACCTCGGCGGCGGCAAGGCAGTGATCGTCGGCGACCCGCGCACCGAGCGGTCCGAGGCGCTCTTCCGCGCCTACGGGCGCTTCGTGGACTCCCTCGGCGGGCGCTACGTCACCGCCTGCGACGTCGGCACCGACAGCGCCGACATGGACGACGTGGCCCGCGAGACCCGGCACGTGAGCGGGCTCAGCACCGAGCACGGCGGTGCCGGCGACAGCTCCGTGCTCACCGCGTACGGCGTGCACCGCGGCATGCTGGCCGCCGCCGAGCACGCCTGGGGCGCGACCCCCGGGCCCGGCGCCCTCGAGGGACGCAGCGTCGGCGTGGCCGGGGTCGGCAAGGTCGGGCGGCACCTGGTCGCGCTGCTGCTCGAGGACGGCGCCGACGTCACGGTCACCGACGTCTCCCCCGAGGCGGTCGACCGCGTGCGTCAGGAGCACCCACAGGTGCGCGTGGTCGCCTCGACCCCCGAGCTCGTGGCCTCGCCGCTCGACGTCTACGCGCCCTGCGCGCTGGGCGGCGCGCTCACCGAGGAGGTGGTCGCGGCCCTGCAGGCGCGCGTGGTGTGCGGCGCGGCCAACAACCAGCTCGCCGGTCCCGGGGTCGAGAAGGAGCTCACCGACCGCGGCATCGTCTACGCCCCGGACTACTGCGTCAACGCCGGCGGCCTGATCCAGGTCGCCGACGCGCTCGACCCGGCAGGATTCTCCTTCGAGCGCGCCCGGCTGCGGGCAGGCGGAATCCTGGACACCACCCGCCGCATCCTCGAATGCGCCGCGCGCGACGGCGTACCGACGGCGACCGCGGCGGACCGGGTCGCCGAGACCCGGATCCGCGACATCGCTCGACTGCGCGGGATCTGGGTCGGCTGA
- a CDS encoding DUF3073 domain-containing protein, producing MGRGRAKAKQTKVARDLKYRTHETDFGKLAQELHGGEKNHTEDPVDPEVLEKWADYSEPHRD from the coding sequence ATGGGGCGCGGCCGAGCAAAGGCCAAGCAGACGAAGGTCGCCCGCGACCTGAAGTACCGCACTCACGAGACGGACTTCGGGAAGTTGGCCCAAGAGCTGCACGGCGGTGAGAAGAACCACACCGAGGACCCGGTAGATCCCGAGGTCCTGGAGAAGTGGGCAGACTACTCCGAACCGCACCGCGACTGA